One region of Flammeovirgaceae bacterium genomic DNA includes:
- a CDS encoding DUF2249 domain-containing protein, whose amino-acid sequence MEGTNAGILDATLIEPRLKHPTIFARFDGLKPGECFVLHNDHDPKPLYYQLVGERGDIFTWEYLEQGPEWWKVKITKKQ is encoded by the coding sequence ATGGAAGGAACAAACGCAGGCATTTTGGACGCAACGCTCATTGAGCCGAGGTTAAAACACCCCACTATTTTCGCCCGATTTGACGGGCTAAAACCTGGCGAGTGTTTTGTATTGCACAATGATCATGACCCCAAGCCCCTTTATTATCAACTGGTGGGCGAACGGGGCGATATCTTCACCTGGGAGTACCTGGAGCAGGGGCCTGAGTGGTGGAAAGTCAAGATCACAAAAAAACAATAA
- a CDS encoding DUF2249 domain-containing protein has protein sequence MKPINANTKIAQLIKAHPDALEAIVGIDAKFQKLRNPLLRKVLAGRTSIAMASKMAGCKVDDFFLKLKPLGFEIDAEVPDEEEKRKLPAFITSLAKGQVIDFDVREILASGKDPLNPILEKVKAVQTGHALKIINTFEPVPLIKMLEKKGFDTYVDVMGPERVETYFYKKSDKADMGAGPSANASHGWEEMLQRFDDKMVTIDVRELEMPQPMLTILSELDKLPVGKALYVYHKRIPVFLLPELAERKFDYRIHEVKDGEVHLLIFKP, from the coding sequence ATGAAACCCATTAATGCAAACACTAAGATTGCCCAGCTTATCAAAGCGCATCCTGATGCGCTGGAGGCCATAGTGGGCATAGATGCCAAGTTTCAAAAGCTTAGGAACCCACTGCTGAGAAAAGTACTTGCCGGCCGTACCAGCATTGCCATGGCATCGAAAATGGCAGGCTGCAAGGTGGACGATTTCTTTCTTAAGCTTAAGCCACTGGGGTTTGAAATTGATGCCGAAGTGCCAGATGAAGAAGAAAAAAGGAAGCTGCCGGCCTTCATCACATCCCTTGCCAAAGGCCAGGTTATTGATTTTGATGTACGGGAAATACTGGCATCGGGCAAGGATCCGCTAAACCCCATCTTGGAAAAAGTAAAGGCTGTACAAACCGGCCATGCGCTGAAGATCATTAATACTTTTGAGCCGGTGCCGCTTATTAAAATGCTGGAAAAGAAAGGGTTCGATACCTATGTGGACGTAATGGGCCCCGAGCGGGTGGAAACCTATTTTTACAAAAAATCAGATAAGGCCGACATGGGCGCGGGGCCATCGGCAAACGCAAGCCATGGATGGGAAGAAATGCTGCAACGGTTTGATGATAAGATGGTTACGATAGATGTAAGGGAATTGGAAATGCCGCAGCCCATGCTTACCATTTTATCGGAATTGGATAAGTTGCCGGTAGGGAAAGCCCTGTACGTGTACCATAAGCGCATACCGGTATTCCTGCTGCCGGAATTGGCGGAAAGGAAATTTGACTATCGCATCCACGAGGTCAAGGACGGGGAAGTACACCTCCTGATTTTTAAGCCTTGA
- a CDS encoding Rrf2 family transcriptional regulator has product MLSNTCKTAIKAVIYLASKDGTDEKSGVREIAKYINASEHTVSKILQTLVKQKIINSIKGPTGGFYITVKQRRQPIIAIVNTIDGKDLFEKCGLGLSKCSSTHPCPIHDDYKKGREIIRELFMTKTINVLCAPVESGLAYLIG; this is encoded by the coding sequence ATGCTGAGCAACACCTGTAAAACGGCCATCAAGGCAGTCATCTACCTGGCATCCAAAGATGGGACCGATGAAAAGTCGGGCGTTAGGGAAATCGCTAAGTACATCAATGCGAGCGAGCACACGGTAAGCAAGATTTTACAAACCCTGGTAAAGCAAAAGATAATCAACAGCATAAAGGGCCCTACCGGTGGGTTTTATATTACCGTTAAACAGCGCAGGCAACCCATCATTGCCATTGTGAACACCATCGATGGCAAGGACTTGTTTGAAAAATGCGGGTTGGGGCTAAGCAAATGTTCTTCTACCCACCCTTGCCCCATCCATGACGACTATAAAAAAGGGAGGGAGATAATACGGGAACTGTTTATGACCAAAACCATCAATGTATTGTGCGCACCGGTGGAGAGCGGGTTGGCTTACCTCATTGGATGA
- a CDS encoding cytochrome C oxidase subunit I, with translation MFIAGSNSPIKNTSYKVVLPFYAYAAMSFLVAAVLVMFNAGAFTQHYFNPHTLAIVHTMALGWGTMVILGASHQLFPVLIEGKLHSNALAYLSFLFAAIGIPLLVFSFYEFNMGLMARAGATLVNFSVASYLANLWLSMSNGKKQNVHAVFAFTSVLWLFFTTGLGLLLVWNFTSQTLPNDSLHYLSLHAHVGIIGWFLLMVMGVGSRLIPMFLISKYENKKRLWWAYTLVNAGLISFLFIFTLSPRAGFYFAPVLLVCLGVILFGNHVYRSYKERIRKKVDGQVGVSMLSVAFIGIPLVILTIFIALVGPANGKQWALLYGFTIFFGWITAIIFGMTFKTLPFIVWNKVYHNVAGLGKTPNPKDLFSNRVFVANALAYLAGFFVFGYGILRANVSILNIGAVFLVIAAVLYNLNVFKVLFHKAKLK, from the coding sequence ATGTTTATTGCTGGCAGTAACAGCCCTATAAAAAACACATCCTACAAAGTAGTGCTGCCATTTTATGCCTATGCAGCAATGTCTTTCCTGGTGGCGGCTGTCCTGGTGATGTTCAATGCCGGGGCATTTACCCAACATTATTTTAACCCCCACACCCTGGCGATTGTCCATACCATGGCATTGGGCTGGGGCACGATGGTCATTCTTGGCGCGAGCCACCAATTGTTTCCCGTGCTCATAGAGGGGAAATTGCACAGCAACGCGTTGGCCTACCTTTCATTCCTTTTTGCCGCCATAGGCATTCCGTTATTGGTATTTTCATTTTATGAATTCAACATGGGGCTTATGGCCAGGGCAGGGGCAACGTTGGTCAACTTTTCCGTGGCCAGTTACCTTGCCAACCTTTGGCTGAGCATGTCGAACGGTAAAAAACAAAATGTCCATGCCGTATTTGCCTTTACATCGGTACTGTGGTTGTTTTTCACCACCGGCCTGGGGCTTCTGCTGGTATGGAACTTCACGTCCCAAACGCTCCCTAATGATTCATTGCACTACCTTTCCCTTCATGCCCATGTGGGGATTATCGGGTGGTTTTTGCTCATGGTGATGGGGGTGGGCTCACGGCTGATACCCATGTTCCTTATCTCCAAATATGAAAACAAAAAACGATTGTGGTGGGCATACACCCTTGTCAATGCCGGGCTGATAAGCTTTTTGTTCATTTTCACATTGTCGCCCAGGGCGGGCTTTTATTTCGCCCCGGTGTTGCTTGTATGCCTGGGCGTAATACTTTTTGGAAACCATGTTTACCGTTCCTATAAGGAGCGCATCCGCAAGAAAGTGGACGGGCAGGTGGGGGTTTCAATGCTTTCGGTGGCCTTTATCGGCATCCCCCTGGTAATCCTGACCATTTTTATTGCCCTGGTTGGCCCCGCCAACGGCAAGCAATGGGCATTGCTCTATGGGTTTACTATTTTCTTTGGGTGGATCACGGCCATTATTTTTGGCATGACCTTTAAAACCCTGCCCTTTATTGTTTGGAACAAGGTGTACCACAACGTGGCGGGATTGGGAAAAACCCCCAACCCGAAAGACCTGTTTTCCAATAGGGTGTTTGTGGCCAACGCACTTGCCTACCTTGCCGGTTTTTTTGTTTTTGGCTATGGCATTTTGCGGGCAAATGTATCCATACTAAACATTGGGGCCGTTTTTCTGGTAATTGCCGCAGTGTTGTATAATTTGAACGTGTTTAAGGTCCTCTTTCATAAAGCCAAATTGAAATGA
- a CDS encoding carboxymuconolactone decarboxylase family protein: METDILYPKTTKELADKKAALAPKNLEAWRHFSKTVFGPGAVDEKTKQLIAVAVAHVTQCPYCIRSHSKQAMRKGASKEEIMEAIWVAAEMRAGAAYAHATIAMDEMEK; the protein is encoded by the coding sequence ATGGAAACAGATATTTTATACCCCAAGACGACCAAGGAACTAGCCGACAAAAAAGCAGCATTGGCACCCAAGAACCTTGAAGCCTGGCGCCATTTCAGCAAAACCGTGTTTGGGCCTGGCGCGGTTGATGAAAAGACAAAGCAACTTATTGCGGTGGCCGTGGCCCATGTCACCCAATGCCCGTATTGCATCCGCTCTCATTCCAAGCAGGCGATGAGGAAAGGGGCAAGCAAAGAAGAGATAATGGAGGCCATATGGGTGGCGGCCGAGATGCGTGCGGGCGCGGCTTATGCCCACGCCACCATAGCCATGGATGAAATGGAAAAGTAA
- a CDS encoding universal stress protein produces MKKVLIALDYNPSAEKVAETGHRLAKSMDAEVVLLHVVSDFKYYASLNYSPIMGFDSFSNVIETEGSGELKRIAQNYLDSTKKHLDDPTIKTSVKSGDFARTIMDTAKELGADIIVMGTHSRRGIEKILLGSVAENVLNHSTIPLFIIPTRSLEEK; encoded by the coding sequence ATGAAGAAAGTTTTAATTGCGCTGGATTATAACCCAAGTGCCGAAAAAGTGGCAGAGACCGGCCACCGGCTGGCAAAGTCAATGGATGCCGAAGTGGTTTTGTTGCACGTGGTTTCCGATTTTAAGTACTATGCCTCTTTAAACTACTCGCCCATTATGGGGTTTGACAGCTTCAGCAATGTAATTGAAACGGAAGGAAGCGGGGAGCTAAAAAGGATCGCCCAAAATTACCTGGACAGCACAAAAAAGCACCTCGATGACCCAACCATTAAAACGTCCGTAAAGAGTGGTGATTTTGCCCGAACGATAATGGACACCGCAAAAGAACTGGGGGCCGACATCATTGTGATGGGCACCCATAGCCGAAGGGGGATAGAAAAAATTTTGTTGGGAAGCGTGGCGGAAAACGTTTTGAACCACAGTACTATACCCTTGTTTATCATCCCTACCCGTTCTTTAGAGGAAAAGTAA
- a CDS encoding isochorismatase family protein translates to MTKALLIVDLQNDFCPKGALPAPKGDRIVPVINRMMDKFDFILASKDWHPADTVHFKKWPVHCVRETQGAAFHPSLNTSKIDKVFLKGTDNGDDGYSAFEATNEDLAGYIKAKGIDELYVAGLVIEYCVKQTVLDALKNGIKTFVVKDAVEGIYQHKDDVKNAFEEMEKAGALLIGPDEVSHRSQYA, encoded by the coding sequence ATGACTAAGGCATTGCTAATAGTTGATTTGCAAAATGATTTCTGCCCCAAAGGTGCTTTGCCGGCACCGAAGGGGGATAGGATAGTACCGGTAATCAACCGGATGATGGACAAATTCGATTTTATATTGGCTTCAAAGGACTGGCACCCTGCGGACACGGTCCATTTCAAAAAGTGGCCGGTGCATTGTGTGCGTGAAACACAGGGTGCCGCCTTTCATCCCTCGCTCAACACCTCGAAAATAGATAAGGTGTTTTTAAAAGGTACCGATAATGGGGATGATGGTTATTCGGCATTTGAAGCCACCAATGAAGACCTTGCCGGGTACATAAAGGCAAAGGGCATAGATGAGCTGTATGTGGCCGGGCTGGTGATTGAATATTGTGTCAAGCAAACCGTGTTGGACGCATTGAAGAACGGCATCAAGACCTTTGTGGTGAAGGATGCCGTGGAGGGGATATACCAGCATAAGGATGATGTGAAAAATGCATTTGAGGAAATGGAAAAGGCAGGGGCTTTGCTCATCGGCCCGGATGAAGTTTCCCACCGGTCCCAGTACGCATGA
- the ric gene encoding iron-sulfur cluster repair di-iron protein, which produces METTEENILNVTLLEPKLKHPTIFARYDELKEGESLTIHNDHDPKPLYYQLLGERGNVFTWEYLEEGPQWWKVRISKRISGENEETLGQLAAKDLRKIEVFKKYGLDFSCGGGKTVKEACAEKGLDVTKVEQELQQTDKAPASRPIPYDDWNLDFLSDYIVNTHHSYIRKNLPDITAYANKVMEVHGDHHPELIEINNLVKQMGPELNTHLEKEEKGLFPIIKVLVNGNAGTSAQKIPGPKDFQHFLDIHESEHESVGKELDKIRKLSNNYALPEDACASYTLLYRMLDEFEDDLHLHIHLENNILFPKAVKLVKQLP; this is translated from the coding sequence ATGGAAACTACAGAGGAAAACATTTTGAACGTAACCTTGCTGGAGCCGAAGCTTAAGCACCCCACCATTTTTGCCCGTTATGACGAACTGAAGGAAGGGGAAAGCCTCACCATCCACAACGACCACGACCCCAAGCCACTTTACTACCAATTGTTGGGGGAAAGGGGCAACGTGTTTACCTGGGAGTACCTGGAGGAAGGCCCACAGTGGTGGAAGGTAAGGATAAGCAAACGCATCTCCGGTGAAAACGAGGAGACACTTGGGCAACTGGCTGCAAAAGATTTGCGCAAAATCGAAGTCTTTAAAAAGTATGGCCTCGATTTTTCTTGTGGCGGTGGGAAAACGGTAAAAGAAGCATGTGCGGAAAAGGGATTGGACGTGACTAAAGTGGAACAGGAGTTACAACAAACCGACAAAGCCCCTGCCTCACGGCCTATCCCGTATGATGACTGGAATTTGGATTTTCTTTCGGACTATATCGTGAATACACATCATAGTTACATTAGAAAAAATTTGCCGGATATTACGGCTTATGCCAATAAAGTAATGGAAGTGCATGGTGACCACCACCCGGAACTGATTGAAATAAACAACCTGGTAAAACAGATGGGCCCAGAATTAAATACCCATTTGGAGAAGGAAGAAAAAGGGTTGTTTCCTATTATTAAGGTATTGGTAAATGGAAATGCAGGCACATCCGCGCAAAAAATCCCAGGCCCCAAAGATTTTCAGCACTTTCTGGATATACACGAAAGTGAACATGAATCAGTGGGCAAAGAATTGGATAAAATCAGAAAGCTGTCCAACAACTATGCCCTGCCTGAAGATGCCTGTGCCAGTTACACCTTGCTGTACCGCATGTTGGATGAATTTGAAGACGACCTTCATTTACATATCCACCTGGAAAACAACATACTTTTTCCAAAGGCGGTCAAATTGGTAAAGCAATTGCCTTAA
- a CDS encoding metal-sulfur cluster assembly factor, with product MNIKTNQGEKLELAVTALYDVIDPEIGLNIIDLGLVYEIDFNGESGDIVVTMTLTTQFCPMGDSIVSAATQAMQQAFPEGKVQVNLIFDPPWDTTMISEEGNKFLNF from the coding sequence ATGAACATAAAAACGAACCAAGGGGAAAAGCTCGAACTGGCCGTAACTGCATTGTACGATGTAATAGACCCGGAGATAGGCCTGAACATCATTGACCTGGGGCTGGTATATGAAATTGATTTTAATGGGGAAAGCGGGGACATTGTGGTGACGATGACATTGACCACCCAATTTTGCCCTATGGGCGACTCCATTGTGAGTGCGGCCACGCAGGCCATGCAGCAGGCTTTCCCCGAAGGCAAAGTGCAGGTAAACCTGATTTTTGACCCTCCCTGGGACACTACCATGATCTCTGAAGAAGGAAACAAGTTTTTAAACTTTTAA
- a CDS encoding OsmC family protein — protein MKRTAHAVWNGPLKEGEGKLTTPSNVLNNSKYCFNSRFGEGKSTNPDELLAAAHAGCFAMALSLILGKEGYTPDSLDVTATVTMDVDKLELTGSHLVLKANIPNISREKFMECANAAKENCPVSKALGLAITMEAALADTALAQ, from the coding sequence ATGAAACGTACAGCCCATGCCGTGTGGAACGGCCCACTTAAAGAAGGGGAAGGAAAATTAACCACCCCGAGCAACGTACTGAACAACTCAAAATACTGTTTTAACTCGCGCTTCGGTGAAGGGAAGAGCACCAACCCGGACGAGTTGCTTGCTGCCGCCCATGCCGGGTGCTTTGCCATGGCATTAAGCTTGATTTTAGGAAAGGAAGGATATACCCCTGATTCCCTGGATGTTACCGCAACCGTTACTATGGACGTGGACAAGCTTGAACTCACCGGGTCGCACTTGGTATTGAAAGCCAATATCCCCAACATCAGCCGGGAAAAGTTTATGGAATGTGCCAATGCGGCCAAGGAGAATTGCCCTGTAAGCAAAGCGCTTGGGCTAGCCATTACCATGGAGGCGGCTTTGGCAGACACCGCGCTGGCCCAATGA
- a CDS encoding nicotinate phosphoribosyltransferase — MAEGYLLAGRGEVAANFDYFFRKNPFRSGFTVFAGLQDLAEMVQQFKFDGEALDYLHRRGFHSDFLEFLKGFSFTGNLYAPNEGEVVFPEEPVARLEGTLIETQLLETLVLNTLNFQSLIATKANRLRHSAGDRLLMDFGMRRAQGWAALHATRAAAIGGVDSTSNVLSAFLYGLPSSGTQAHSWIQSVGDELTAFREFAKAHPGNCVLLVDTYDTLKSGVPNAITVAKEMASAGKQLLAIRLDSGDLAYLSKAARKLLDRAGLEGVKILASNQLDEYIINSLVQQGAPIDGFGVGTSLVTGQQDGALDGVYKLSHVGNNPTIKLSEDINKTTLPGKKKIVRCIGDNDKFYADAILLEGEDENGIDTIYHPQYANKKSFLAGLKKEPIASTVFENGKFVMKEKGIKEIAEYRKHRVAQLSDEHKRFEFPHIYKVGISNNLMNMRDGLLTGFNKK; from the coding sequence ATGGCCGAAGGCTACCTATTGGCTGGCCGGGGGGAGGTGGCGGCCAACTTCGATTATTTTTTTAGGAAAAACCCTTTCCGGTCAGGGTTCACTGTCTTTGCCGGGCTGCAGGACCTGGCCGAAATGGTGCAGCAATTCAAGTTTGACGGGGAAGCCTTGGATTACCTCCATAGAAGGGGGTTCCACAGCGATTTCCTTGAGTTTTTGAAAGGTTTTTCCTTTACAGGCAATTTGTACGCCCCCAATGAAGGGGAGGTCGTTTTTCCCGAAGAACCCGTGGCGAGGCTGGAGGGGACGCTGATCGAAACCCAACTGCTGGAAACCCTTGTCTTGAATACCTTGAACTTCCAGTCCCTCATCGCCACGAAGGCCAACCGGCTGCGGCATTCTGCCGGAGACCGGCTGTTGATGGATTTTGGGATGCGCAGGGCGCAGGGATGGGCAGCCCTACATGCCACCAGGGCGGCCGCCATTGGTGGGGTGGACAGCACATCGAATGTGCTTAGCGCATTTTTGTACGGCCTGCCATCGTCAGGCACACAGGCACATTCATGGATACAGAGCGTTGGTGACGAGCTTACCGCGTTCAGGGAATTTGCCAAGGCCCACCCGGGCAATTGCGTGCTGCTTGTGGACACCTATGATACCTTGAAGAGCGGTGTGCCCAACGCCATTACGGTGGCCAAAGAAATGGCATCCGCGGGCAAACAACTTCTGGCCATCCGGTTGGATAGTGGCGACCTGGCCTACCTGTCAAAGGCCGCAAGGAAATTATTGGATCGTGCAGGGCTGGAGGGGGTAAAGATACTGGCATCCAATCAGTTGGACGAGTATATCATCAACAGCCTGGTGCAGCAAGGGGCACCTATCGATGGCTTTGGCGTGGGCACCAGCCTCGTTACCGGGCAACAGGATGGCGCTTTGGATGGTGTGTACAAACTTAGCCACGTGGGGAATAACCCAACCATTAAGTTGTCTGAAGACATTAACAAAACAACCTTGCCGGGAAAGAAGAAGATAGTGAGGTGCATTGGCGACAACGATAAATTTTATGCCGATGCCATACTGCTGGAAGGGGAAGACGAAAATGGCATCGACACCATTTACCATCCACAATATGCAAACAAAAAATCCTTTCTGGCGGGGTTGAAAAAAGAGCCCATCGCTTCCACGGTTTTTGAAAATGGAAAATTTGTGATGAAGGAAAAGGGCATAAAGGAAATAGCCGAATATAGAAAGCACCGGGTTGCCCAATTGTCTGACGAACACAAGCGGTTTGAATTCCCGCATATTTACAAAGTGGGGATCAGCAACAACCTAATGAACATGCGTGACGGATTGTTAACAGGATTCAATAAAAAATGA
- a CDS encoding aconitate hydratase has protein sequence MSEDPYKVKKSLDTKNGTFGYFSLNELVRQGHAIGKLPFSIRILLENALRNFDGFAVTRENIETLLHWEPKGSDKDIPFKPARVLMQDFTGVPAVVDIAALRAEVARKGKDPDTINPLIPVDLVIDHSVQVDYFGTNYSYNRNIDEEYRRNKERYQFLKWAQNSFDNFTVVPPGMGICHQVNLEYLSKGIVERDGEVFPDTLVGTDSHTPMVNGIGVVAWGVGGIEAEAAILGQPLYFIMPEVIGLKLSGKLPLGSTATDLVLTIANLLRKRGVVGKFVEVFGPGLDHLSVPDRATIGNMSPEFGSTITYFPIDGKTLEYMRKSNRSEAQIDLVETYCKANMLWREHEDKITYTDVLELDLSTIEPTVAGPKRPQDKILLKDFKNKFIDLLDKSFDRKYISQEDRDMEKSITRFDGEGGDLPYSNAGPSILPVEIEAKEKDGLKTVWITRGEEKFMLSDGSVAIAAITSCTNTSNPFVMVGAGLVARKAREHGLNVKPWVKTSLAPGSKVVTDYLEKADLMKDLEALHFHLVGYGCTSCIGNSGPLSPKIAKAVDDYNLVVASVLSGNRNFEARIHPQVKMNFLMSPMLVVAYALAGRVDIDLIHEPISFDSNRQPVYLKDIWPSDDEINDILGRVLSPGDFAKNYGEIFEGNEIWRNLEVPKGKLYEWSKESTYIKEIPFFHGISEKPNALEDIKGARALLVLGDSVTTDHISPAGAFSENSAAGKYLLGRGVKKENFNSYGSRRGNDEVMVRGTFANVRIKNKLAKKEGGYTSHLPSGEEMTVFDASLKYKSENTPLLVLAGKEYGSGSSRDWAAKGTFLLGIKFVLAESYERIHRSNLVGLGVLPLQYKEGEGAGQLGLTGKEVFTVTGIAQGIKPLKEVQVVAKDEAGKETRFHAIARLDSQIEIEYYRNGGILQYVLRQFLSKSQGNK, from the coding sequence ATGTCAGAAGATCCCTATAAAGTAAAAAAATCCCTGGACACCAAGAACGGTACTTTTGGCTATTTTAGCCTCAATGAGCTGGTAAGGCAAGGCCATGCCATCGGCAAGCTGCCCTTCTCCATACGGATATTGCTGGAAAACGCCCTGCGCAATTTCGATGGCTTTGCCGTAACCCGTGAGAACATAGAAACCCTGTTGCACTGGGAGCCCAAGGGGTCTGACAAGGACATCCCCTTTAAGCCTGCCCGGGTTTTGATGCAGGACTTTACAGGGGTGCCCGCAGTGGTGGACATTGCCGCGCTCCGCGCGGAAGTGGCCCGCAAAGGCAAAGACCCGGACACCATTAACCCACTCATTCCGGTGGACCTGGTGATAGACCATTCGGTGCAGGTCGATTATTTTGGGACCAACTATTCCTATAACCGCAATATTGACGAGGAGTACAGGCGCAACAAAGAGCGGTACCAATTTCTGAAATGGGCACAAAATTCCTTTGACAATTTTACGGTGGTGCCCCCCGGGATGGGCATCTGCCACCAGGTGAACCTTGAATATTTGTCCAAAGGCATAGTGGAACGGGATGGGGAGGTTTTTCCTGACACATTGGTAGGCACCGATAGCCATACCCCTATGGTAAACGGCATTGGCGTGGTGGCCTGGGGCGTTGGGGGCATTGAGGCCGAAGCCGCCATCCTTGGCCAGCCCCTATATTTTATCATGCCGGAAGTGATCGGGCTCAAGCTGTCCGGGAAACTCCCCTTAGGGTCTACTGCCACCGATTTGGTGCTGACCATCGCCAACTTGCTTAGGAAAAGAGGGGTGGTGGGGAAATTTGTGGAAGTGTTTGGCCCCGGGCTCGACCACCTTTCCGTACCGGACAGGGCCACCATTGGCAACATGTCGCCCGAATTTGGAAGCACGATCACCTATTTTCCAATAGACGGTAAAACACTGGAGTATATGCGCAAGAGCAACCGGTCCGAAGCGCAGATCGATTTGGTGGAAACCTATTGCAAGGCCAATATGCTGTGGCGCGAACACGAAGACAAGATTACTTATACGGATGTACTGGAACTGGACCTATCCACCATTGAGCCTACCGTGGCAGGGCCGAAGAGGCCACAAGACAAAATCCTTCTAAAAGACTTTAAAAATAAATTTATCGACCTGCTGGACAAGTCCTTTGACAGGAAGTATATCTCACAGGAAGACCGCGATATGGAAAAATCCATTACGCGTTTTGATGGTGAAGGTGGGGATTTGCCCTATTCCAATGCAGGGCCAAGCATCCTACCGGTGGAAATAGAGGCCAAGGAAAAGGATGGCCTGAAAACAGTATGGATTACGCGGGGGGAAGAAAAATTCATGCTTTCTGACGGCTCCGTGGCCATAGCCGCCATCACTTCCTGCACCAACACCTCCAATCCCTTTGTGATGGTGGGGGCAGGCCTGGTGGCACGAAAGGCCAGGGAGCATGGGCTTAATGTAAAACCGTGGGTAAAAACCTCATTGGCGCCAGGCTCAAAAGTCGTTACCGATTATCTGGAAAAAGCCGACCTGATGAAAGACCTGGAGGCATTGCACTTCCACCTGGTAGGGTATGGGTGCACTTCGTGCATTGGGAATTCGGGGCCATTGTCGCCCAAAATTGCAAAGGCAGTTGACGACTACAACCTCGTGGTGGCCTCTGTGCTTTCGGGAAACCGGAATTTCGAAGCGAGGATACACCCTCAGGTAAAAATGAATTTCCTGATGTCGCCCATGCTGGTGGTGGCGTATGCCCTTGCCGGCCGTGTGGACATAGATTTGATCCATGAGCCCATTAGCTTTGACTCCAACCGTCAGCCTGTTTATTTGAAGGACATTTGGCCTTCCGATGATGAGATCAACGATATCCTGGGCCGTGTGCTGTCCCCAGGGGACTTTGCCAAAAACTATGGGGAGATATTTGAAGGCAATGAGATATGGAGGAACCTGGAGGTGCCTAAGGGCAAACTGTACGAATGGAGCAAGGAATCCACCTACATCAAGGAGATACCCTTCTTCCACGGCATATCGGAAAAGCCAAACGCACTGGAAGACATCAAAGGTGCCCGTGCCTTATTGGTGCTGGGCGATAGCGTCACTACCGACCACATTTCCCCGGCCGGGGCGTTCAGTGAAAATTCCGCAGCAGGCAAATACCTGCTGGGCAGGGGCGTGAAAAAAGAAAACTTCAATTCTTACGGGTCGCGCAGGGGCAATGACGAGGTGATGGTGCGTGGCACGTTCGCCAACGTAAGGATCAAGAACAAACTGGCCAAGAAAGAAGGCGGCTACACCAGCCATTTGCCTTCGGGGGAAGAGATGACCGTGTTTGACGCTTCCTTAAAATACAAAAGCGAAAATACCCCCTTGCTTGTTTTGGCCGGGAAAGAATACGGAAGCGGCTCTTCGCGCGACTGGGCAGCGAAAGGCACCTTTTTGCTGGGGATAAAATTTGTGCTGGCGGAAAGTTATGAGCGCATACACCGGAGCAACCTCGTGGGGTTGGGCGTGCTCCCCCTTCAGTACAAAGAAGGTGAAGGCGCGGGGCAATTAGGGCTTACCGGCAAAGAGGTCTTTACCGTTACTGGCATTGCCCAGGGTATTAAGCCTTTAAAGGAGGTGCAAGTAGTGGCCAAGGATGAAGCGGGCAAGGAAACCCGTTTCCACGCCATTGCCCGGCTCGATTCGCAAATAGAAATAGAGTATTACCGTAATGGTGGGATATTGCAGTATGTATTGCGGCAATTTTTAAGTAAAAGCCAAGGGAACAAATGA
- a CDS encoding DUF488 domain-containing protein, translated as MKVNIKRVYEKPSRADGQRILVDRLWPRGMTKEKAAIDLWLKDIAPSTELRKWFGHDPEKWKEFQKRYHQELKQNKEAIALLNERLKKGGVTLVYAARDEGHNEALVIKEWLER; from the coding sequence ATGAAGGTAAATATCAAAAGAGTGTACGAGAAGCCGTCCCGGGCGGATGGCCAACGCATCCTGGTGGACAGGCTTTGGCCCCGGGGCATGACAAAGGAGAAAGCCGCCATCGACCTTTGGCTAAAAGACATTGCCCCCAGTACGGAACTCCGGAAATGGTTTGGCCACGATCCCGAAAAATGGAAGGAGTTTCAAAAAAGGTACCACCAGGAATTGAAGCAGAACAAAGAGGCCATTGCCTTGCTGAACGAACGGCTAAAGAAGGGCGGGGTTACCTTGGTGTACGCGGCCAGGGACGAGGGGCACAACGAAGCCCTTGTCATTAAGGAATGGTTGGAACGATAA